The following coding sequences are from one Lolium rigidum isolate FL_2022 chromosome 6, APGP_CSIRO_Lrig_0.1, whole genome shotgun sequence window:
- the LOC124659490 gene encoding uncharacterized protein LOC124659490, with translation MTPPAMLPFCSAAPTPCSPFSPPTSSAHPGARALRRVETSALRSHADPLLAQAVPDRADSSILSPYAATPDDIARGFSAAADLPTSSDTILYPHLTPVSAAADDAVQRALLDAPIPTAFPADASEAEESFARFVDNLSRQIFQAEDRLTEGYDRLRLSAYDALGAYRRALRGVAVDLKTSLRGVTGDPPTSSSVGAAKEQATDVSGAFQDKLAGAGAVAADVLRKAIVLTEDSVGTATASLVYYYGSAKSSLPPNVKGLLNSSEEKASLVLRPIGSALQQVYVIIEGVEKNVGLDPSDPIVQLAVLLGGSTTIGISYWLFAYGGYSGDLTPESTLELLKNDGKAVLIDVRPEDLRVKDGIPDLRRAARSKYASVASPEINRPTKNLLKGGSDVDDALIAVVIRNLKLVKGDSKVIIMDANGTRSKSIARLLKKLGVQQPYLVKGGFQSWAKNLRVKELKPETVLTALNEDAEEIFEGIKPTPTFVVGSLLGLSAATYALLEWETTLQYVGVLSLGLTIYVRFSSYEGSEDFQQDLKLLFSPVRVGAEALSWAAKKLEPSKIGLATSPSTTAVQDRVLQAAAKHESKPSDAEESSAKADSFASEA, from the exons ATGACCCCTCCCGCCATGCTGCCCTTCTGCTCCGCCGCGCCCACACCATGCTCGCCCTTCTCCCCACCGACGTCCTCCGCCCATCCCGGCGCGCGGGCGCTGCGGCGGGTAGAGACCAGCGCGCTCCGTTCCCACGCCGACCCGCTCCTCGCGCAGGCCGTGCCCGACCGCGCCGACTCCTCCATCCTCTCCCCCTACGCCGCCACGCCCGACGACATCGCGCGGggcttctccgccgccgccgacctccccacctcctccgacaccATCCTCTACCCGCACCTCACGcccgtctccgccgccgccgacgacgcggtGCAGCGCGCCCTGCTGGACGCGCCGATCCCGACCGCGTTCCCGGCCGACGCCAGCGAGGCCGAGGAGTCCTTCGCGCGGTTCGTCGACAACCTCAGCCGGCAGATATTCCAGGCGGAGGACAGGCTCACCGAGGGCTACGACCGGCTCCGGCTCTCCGCCTACGACGCGCTCGGGGCCTACAGGAGGGCGCTCAGGGGCGTCGCCGTCGACCTCAAAACATCGCTCAGGGGCGTCACCGGTGACCCCCCCACGTCgtcctccgtgggcgccgccaaggAGCAGGCGACGGATGTCTCCGGTGCGTTTCAGGATAAGCTCGCCGGCGCTGGTGCCGTGGCGGCCGATGTTCTTAGGAAGGCGATTGTTCTAACCGAGGATTCGGTGGGAACTGCAACCGCGTCCCTTGTATACTACTACGGGTCGGCCAAATCGTCGTTGCCGCCGAATGTTAAAGGTTTGTTGAACTCGTCCGAGGAGAAAGCCAGTTTAGTGTTGAGACCAATTGGAAGTGCACTTCAACAG GTGTACGTAATCATCGAAGGCGTTGAAAAGAATGTTGGTCTGGACCCAAGTGACCCGATTGTTCAGCTGGCGGTTCTGCTCGGCGGTTCAACAACAATAGG GATATCGTACTGGCTCTTTGCGTACGGGGGCTATTCTGGGGACTTGACACCTGAATCGACGTTGGAGCTATTGAAAAACGATGGCAAAGCCGTACTTATTGATGTTCGGCCTGAG GACTTGAGGGTGAAAGATGGAATTCCTGACCTACGCCGTGCAGCTAGATCTAAATATGCAAGCGTTGCTTCACCTGAG ATAAATCGTCCAACCAAAAATTTACTTAAAGGTGGAAGTGATGTTGATGATGCTTTGATTGCAGTTGTCATTCGCAACTTAAAGTTGGTTAAG GGTGATTCAAAGGTCATAATTATGGATGCTAACGGAACCCGATCAAAGTCCATTGCTAGGTTACTGAAGAAGCTTGGTGTGCAG CAACCATACCTGGTTAAAGGTGGTTTCCAATCTTGGGCAAAGAACCTTCGTGTGAAAGAACTGAAGCCTGAGACTGTATTAACAGCACTAAATGAG GATGCTGAGGAAATCTTTGAAGGCATAAAGCCCACCCCGACATTTGTTGTTGGATCTCTTCTG GGCCTCTCAGCTGCGACTTATGCTTTGCTAG AATGGGAGACGACTTTGCAGTATGTCGGTGTATTAAGTCTTGGGCTG ACTATCTACGTGCGGTTCTCTTCATACGAGGGTTCCGAGGATTTCCAGCAAGACCTAAA GCTTTTGTTCTCCCCAGTCAGAGTAGGCGCTGAAGCGTTATCTTGGGCTGCTAAGAAGCTAGAACCGAGCAAGATTGGCCTGGCAACGTCCCCCTCCACCACAGCGGTCCAGGACCGGGTTCTCCAAGCAGCGGCGAAGCACGAATCGAAGCCATCTGATGCGGAGGAGTCGTCTGCCAAGGCAGACAGTTTTGCCTCCGAAGCATGA
- the LOC124660528 gene encoding uncharacterized protein LOC124660528, whose translation MVQLFLQVPTDGGSVDTDAVRARRSLLNEAESVIRSVVRSGGRYEARMWLCSTISSVHLLDPRDQRDLFIDLLEMKDSRRDVAARLLRMIFDKKPKKAGSVLAKKLHMLEKFFQGNPERTVQWFSHFAATGDLTHKKGARALAHFAFVNRDVCWEELEWKGKHGQSPAVVATKPHYFRDLDVLQTVENFLEYVPDFWSSEELADSVKDGEILQIDTEYFVDQFVYLMYEEDFKDVWQLVEEFLMEEQFSYLSQYLLIHLDEQRLLRFLKTLGKFIRPNTLCKELAFPCCWLEVLLSAHIDQISLDELILLNCVIAKGRQLWHLMNGEEHEEERGRMDNLVKGTNHLTDADHFALIKDFMTTKFPDALKWIGIQSWVIFCDLSKECRSADSCESLFTGSNIKFRKAHDYSLVKNDGHPAVHTSDTDDKDLTRSSRKRRRDKKKRRHRYDSDEDNVDQLLELGNFNGKGTVESQRGSWHLSTDDFSASWDIADVPDHLSNHYLRVWLKWACFK comes from the exons ATGGTTCAACTCTTTCTGCAAGTGCCTACAGATGGTGGTAGTGTTGATACAGATGCTGTGAGAGCAAGGAGATCTCTTCTAAACGAGGCTGAGTCTGTGATCAGGTCAGTTGTAAGGTCTGGAGGCAGGTATGAAGCTCGGATGTGGCTATGCAGTACCATCTCGTCAGTTCATTTGCTTGATCCACGTGACCAGCGGGACCTGTTCATTGATCTCTTGGAGATGAAGGACTCGAGGCGGGATGTTGCTGCTCGCTTGCTGCGGATGATTTTCGACAAGAAGCCCAAAAAAGCTGGCTCTGTTTTAGCAAAGAAGCTTCATATGTTGGAGAAGTTCTTCCAAG GTAACCCGGAGCGGACAGTGCAATGGTTTAGTCACTTTGCTGCTACTGGGGACTTAACACACAAAAAAGGTGCCAGGGCACTTGCTCACTTTGCATTTGTGAATCGCGATGTTTGCTGGGAGGAGCTTGAGTGGAAAGGCAAGCATGGGCAGTCTCCTGCTGTTGTTGCTACTAAGCCTCATTACTTTCGTGATCTTGATGTTCTCCAGACAGTGGAAAATTTCCTTGAATATGTCCCGGATTTCTGGTCTTCTGAAGAGCTTGCTGATTCTGTCAAAGATGGTGAAATACTGCAAATTGATACAGAATATTTTGTGGATCAATTTGTCTATTTGATGTATGAGGAggacttcaaagatgtgtggcaaTTAGTTGAAGAGTTTTTGATGGAGGAGCAGTTTTCATATCTGTCTCAGTACCTTCTTATTCATCTAGACGAACAAAGGCTTCTTCGTTTCTTAAAAACACTGGGAAAGTTCATCAGACCAAACACACTGTGCAAGGAGTTAGCATTCCCATGCTGCTGGCTTGAGGTTCTTCTGTCTGCACATATTGATCAGATATCTCTTGATGAACTTATCCTGTTGAACTGTGTCATTGCCAAGGGTAGACAACTTTGGCACCTCATGAATGGTGAAGAACATGAGGAAGAACGAGGGAGGATGGACAATCTTGTGAAGGGCACAAATCACTTGACTGATGCAGATCATTTTGCTCTCATAAAGGATTTCATGACTACAAAGTTTCCTGATGCACTTAAGTGGATAGGCATCCAATCCTGGGTTATTTTCTGTGATTTGTCAAAAGAATGCAGATCAGCTGATTCTTGTGAATCTTTGTTCACTGGTAGCAATATAAAATTTCGCAAGGCTCATGATTACTCATTGGTTAAAAATGACGGGCACCCAGCTGTGCATACTTCAGATACTGATGACAAGGATCTCACTAGAAGTAGTCGTAAAAGAAGAAGAGATAAGAAGAAAAGACGGCATAGATATGATTCTGATGAAGATAATGTCGATCAGCTGCTTGAACTTGGAAATTTTAACGGAAAGGGGACTGTTGAATCACAACGCGGAAGCTGGCATCTGTCAACTGATGACTTCTCTGCTTCTTGGGACATT GCAGATGTACCAGATCACCTCTCTAATCATTATCTCAGGGTATGGCTGAAGTGGGCTTGCTTTAAATGA
- the LOC124660530 gene encoding histone H3.3-like — MARTKQTARKSTGGKAPRKQLATSIARKSAPTTGGVKKPHRYRPGTVALREIRKYQKSTDLLIRKLPFQRLVREIAQDFKTDLRFQSHAVLALQEAAEAYLVGLFEDTNLCAIHAKRVTIMPKDIQLARRIRGERA, encoded by the exons ATGGCGCGCACGAAGCAAACCGCCCGCAAGTCCACCGGCGGCAAGGCGCCCCGGAAGCAGCTCGCCACCTCCATT GCGAGGAAGTCGGCCCCGACGACCGGCGGCGTGAAGAAGCCGCACCGCTACAGGCCCGGCACCGTCGCGCTCCGGGAGATCCGCAAGTACCAGAAGAGCACGGACCTGCTCATCCGCAAGCTTCCCTTCCAGCGCCTGGTGCGGGAGATCGCGCAGGACTTCAAGACGGACCTCCGCTTCCAGAGCCACGCCGTGCTGGCGCTCCAGGAAGCGGCCGAGGCATATCTCGTCGGACTCTTCGAGGACACCAACCTCTGCGCCATCCACGCCAAGCGCGTCACCATCATGCCCAAGGACATCCAGCTCGCCCGCCGCATCCGCGGCGAGCGCGCCTAA